From a region of the Paenarthrobacter aurescens TC1 genome:
- a CDS encoding fructokinase (identified by match to protein family HMM PF00294) has protein sequence MRTLVSSGFTTVDVLMNDVMRVSPGGTATNVARALQSLGWDAQLVGTVGTDPAGQFLRSELETEGVGVQHLRNDDDWTTPVVLQMEYRGDHVWRFRCPICATAFAKHRPTPHEIARTMVRDCATPDVFFFDRVSLFTLTLAEEWSRKGSFVVFEPATLGRVQLFDRAIKIAHMVKFSSERAPAFKERLSAESTATLVETLGADGAQVRLAGQQTWKHYAPQPVIDKVDSAGAGDWTTAGLLDQLVVSSGEEVTVNPESIARAVTNGQSLGALACSWEGVYPKEPVKLDGDDFERFACPRVIRESSNSEVEYLPQESRLTVSA, from the coding sequence ATGCGTACCCTTGTAAGTAGTGGCTTCACGACTGTTGACGTACTTATGAATGACGTCATGCGTGTCTCCCCAGGCGGTACGGCGACCAACGTTGCAAGAGCCCTTCAAAGCTTGGGCTGGGACGCCCAACTAGTAGGCACAGTTGGGACGGACCCGGCCGGACAGTTCCTCAGGTCAGAACTTGAAACTGAGGGGGTCGGAGTACAACACCTTCGCAACGACGACGATTGGACAACGCCAGTCGTCCTTCAGATGGAGTACCGCGGCGATCATGTGTGGCGTTTTCGGTGCCCCATTTGTGCCACCGCGTTCGCGAAGCACCGCCCAACCCCTCACGAAATAGCAAGAACTATGGTCCGTGATTGTGCAACTCCCGATGTTTTCTTCTTTGACCGAGTCAGCCTGTTCACTCTGACGCTTGCGGAGGAGTGGAGCCGAAAAGGTAGCTTTGTTGTCTTCGAGCCGGCAACTCTTGGACGTGTCCAATTATTCGATAGGGCTATCAAGATTGCACATATGGTGAAGTTCAGCTCCGAGCGCGCACCCGCCTTCAAGGAACGTCTGAGCGCCGAGAGCACTGCCACATTGGTTGAGACGTTAGGCGCGGACGGCGCGCAAGTTCGTTTGGCCGGACAACAGACTTGGAAGCACTATGCACCTCAACCGGTGATAGATAAAGTCGACTCCGCTGGTGCAGGAGACTGGACGACTGCTGGCCTACTGGACCAACTCGTAGTCTCTTCAGGTGAAGAAGTGACAGTGAACCCGGAGAGCATTGCTCGTGCCGTCACCAACGGACAATCTCTCGGAGCGCTGGCTTGCTCCTGGGAGGGGGTCTACCCCAAGGAACCAGTAAAGCTGGATGGGGATGACTTCGAGAGATTCGCTTGCCCGCGCGTCATCAGGGAATCCAGCAACTCGGAAGTTGAATACCTTCCCCAAGAAAGCAGACTTACGGTGTCCGCGTGA
- a CDS encoding hypothetical protein (identified by Glimmer2; putative) produces the protein MAIELAGLGRRARPSWPSEHLALIVSALVMCSMTIKVLLVAHGDAVTVSTIVSRQGLTGLAAIIFAVGLPSVASLLALLTSSMLGEAVREEDGLRGPSMALGVALLLAVLFAPVKVFLSLIAFSIAIVAISLAIRVIRARLAARSKPLPFLLRKSSQAQNASISLLLALATFLAMSGLVFNDSFWLPKERLSVLQKPLTGYVLTGDGDFTHVILDHSRQTLVLKTSEVENRTLCGRSEDDRSLPVRMMWPVATSYPQCE, from the coding sequence TTGGCGATTGAATTAGCGGGATTGGGCAGACGCGCTCGGCCGTCCTGGCCATCTGAGCACCTTGCTCTCATCGTATCCGCGCTCGTCATGTGCTCGATGACCATAAAAGTGCTTCTTGTGGCGCATGGAGATGCTGTCACGGTTTCCACAATCGTCAGTCGGCAAGGACTTACAGGCTTGGCGGCCATCATCTTTGCTGTTGGGCTACCCTCCGTGGCGTCGCTCCTGGCGCTTCTTACGTCTTCCATGCTTGGTGAGGCGGTACGAGAAGAAGATGGGTTACGCGGGCCCTCCATGGCACTCGGCGTCGCCCTCCTGCTGGCCGTGCTGTTTGCGCCTGTGAAGGTGTTCTTGAGCCTTATCGCATTCTCCATTGCGATAGTCGCCATTAGCCTAGCTATCCGTGTAATCCGAGCCAGGCTTGCCGCCAGATCCAAACCACTGCCCTTCCTGCTTCGGAAGAGCAGTCAGGCCCAAAACGCTTCGATTTCCCTGCTCCTAGCCTTGGCAACTTTTCTGGCCATGTCAGGACTTGTTTTCAATGATAGTTTTTGGTTGCCAAAAGAGCGTCTTTCTGTCTTGCAAAAACCTCTGACAGGTTACGTTCTCACGGGAGACGGAGACTTTACTCACGTAATCTTGGACCATAGTCGGCAGACTTTAGTGCTGAAGACCTCTGAAGTCGAAAACCGCACGTTGTGTGGCCGAAGCGAAGATGACAGGTCACTACCAGTTCGAATGATGTGGCCAGTAGCCACTTCCTATCCGCAATGCGAATAG
- a CDS encoding putative integral membrane protein, whose translation MKSAQRQLRKWVRVVDVIAVVVWAYVLSKASFDFDLALVALVAPDFRWIVDYRVLFVLAVLAVLVLVFKKRKHLWSIPYIVAFPLVVLVWKLPRTLWRLGNWNLAFGVIHAFTSAVVTFRSTLILGAVTILSAVAVVAHWSTPSTIVGMLALTVAYLIGLGITIMRIFLPAKFIRLQRDAILKFSTKPGPGKRRGTAPKPTDVDSWTQQEATQFLTNTGISIMSAQGVYFWAYRLEQYRKSLVAYIVNPTVVFLLGIWTVAVVTVLTKGLHSMDSGQFVFADPPSGFTFFHYSLNACFFGEVDALKPKGDWAFAFHSASSIVMSGIILSLIPTFISTWRSQRSDAEADDAIAALKTRAADMARALDRDFGEDMDQLAARLLAFNWGLQGVLGWLMKQLPPDWHKQ comes from the coding sequence ATGAAGAGCGCACAAAGGCAGTTGCGGAAGTGGGTTCGCGTGGTGGACGTGATCGCAGTTGTCGTTTGGGCTTATGTGCTTTCCAAGGCAAGCTTTGACTTCGATCTCGCACTGGTCGCCCTTGTTGCCCCCGATTTTCGATGGATCGTTGACTACAGGGTTCTGTTCGTTTTGGCGGTCCTGGCCGTTCTAGTTCTTGTATTCAAAAAGAGGAAGCACCTGTGGTCGATTCCCTACATCGTAGCCTTTCCCCTCGTCGTTCTGGTGTGGAAACTACCGCGTACTCTTTGGCGTCTGGGGAACTGGAATCTCGCCTTCGGAGTGATTCACGCCTTTACGTCGGCGGTTGTAACTTTTAGAAGCACGCTTATTCTGGGTGCCGTTACGATTCTCTCGGCAGTTGCCGTGGTGGCCCATTGGAGCACTCCCAGCACGATCGTTGGGATGTTGGCTCTCACCGTCGCATACCTAATTGGGCTTGGAATTACCATTATGCGTATTTTTCTTCCCGCCAAGTTCATTAGGCTTCAGCGCGATGCCATCCTCAAATTTTCGACAAAGCCTGGGCCGGGAAAAAGGCGAGGGACGGCACCTAAGCCAACCGACGTTGACTCTTGGACACAACAGGAGGCGACGCAGTTTCTTACAAACACCGGAATCTCAATCATGAGCGCGCAAGGAGTATATTTCTGGGCATACCGTCTGGAGCAGTATCGCAAAAGCCTGGTCGCATACATAGTCAACCCCACCGTTGTCTTCCTTCTAGGAATCTGGACCGTCGCCGTTGTGACAGTTCTTACTAAGGGGCTGCACAGTATGGACAGCGGTCAGTTCGTATTTGCGGATCCGCCGAGTGGCTTCACATTCTTTCACTACTCGCTTAATGCCTGCTTTTTTGGAGAAGTGGATGCCTTGAAACCTAAAGGTGACTGGGCCTTTGCCTTCCATTCGGCCAGTTCTATTGTGATGTCGGGGATCATTTTGAGCTTGATTCCAACGTTCATCTCAACATGGCGCAGCCAACGATCGGACGCGGAAGCCGACGATGCAATTGCGGCTCTAAAGACACGTGCCGCCGACATGGCGCGAGCACTAGACCGAGATTTCGGTGAGGACATGGATCAACTTGCTGCCCGACTCCTCGCCTTCAACTGGGGTCTTCAAGGTGTCCTCGGGTGGCTAATGAAACAACTCCCTCCGGATTGGCATAAGCAATAG
- a CDS encoding hypothetical protein (identified by Glimmer2; putative) produces the protein MPVAEHAADLHHRVTGHFALALTPLRFVEVAGRTSTAALIVFSARAKHPDTAMAISHAVARGIPVVMITQREQSDLRPPMSGPSVTVVTVPSQGKDGFLATQSVLVMAAVITRIYSEDLPEVLPSATDSFPEAVKERLLVLHGQEGRAAAVDVETRMHELGLTSVQVADYRNLAHGRHVGLERRHAETTVLALISPSSASLAAKTLATLPDRLTIHRIETSLEGAAATIDLLATVMALPVETAARQSVEPSKPMVSPYGRFLYNLPFKRLYPAQKVGPVLRKVQAAGFNIGDKQAVELYSSAYSDWVAALRLKAVNSLVLDYDGTCVTTAGRFDLPGFPVQDALIGLLASGTPVAFASGRGGSLHEDLRKWVPRQYWQLIMLGLHNGSWRQELSEDLRDSVAESSSWYEGLQDRLQPFSDRKLITLRIRPSQVTVTSNNTEMTSASLRQLVEATIGEDGRFVRVASSGHSVDIVDRRFGKEQILSDFTSKHGSALAIGDQGQPGGNDFALLAASPLTISVDSCSADPTRCWNIATAGSSGPQALVETLSKLTRRKGQLYLSAENSDH, from the coding sequence ATGCCGGTGGCGGAACACGCCGCTGATTTACATCATCGAGTCACAGGCCATTTTGCCCTGGCGCTGACGCCGTTGCGGTTCGTAGAAGTCGCGGGTCGGACGAGCACTGCGGCCCTGATTGTATTCTCAGCTCGGGCCAAACATCCGGACACAGCCATGGCTATCTCACATGCGGTTGCCCGGGGAATCCCGGTAGTCATGATTACTCAACGTGAGCAGTCCGACCTTCGGCCTCCCATGTCAGGCCCTTCTGTCACCGTGGTGACAGTACCAAGTCAGGGCAAAGACGGCTTTCTTGCTACTCAAAGTGTGCTCGTTATGGCTGCTGTGATAACCCGCATTTACAGTGAGGACCTGCCGGAAGTCCTACCGAGTGCTACCGATTCCTTTCCGGAAGCTGTGAAAGAGCGTCTTCTGGTACTCCACGGTCAAGAAGGTCGAGCCGCAGCTGTGGATGTTGAGACACGAATGCATGAATTGGGCCTAACTTCGGTGCAGGTGGCTGATTACCGCAACCTTGCACACGGGCGTCATGTTGGGTTGGAGCGTCGGCATGCTGAGACCACTGTTCTAGCCCTTATCAGCCCATCGTCCGCCTCTCTCGCCGCCAAGACTTTAGCGACCCTTCCTGACAGACTCACCATTCATCGCATAGAGACTTCTCTCGAAGGTGCTGCTGCAACCATCGACCTACTCGCGACCGTCATGGCGCTACCGGTGGAAACAGCTGCCAGACAGAGCGTTGAACCTAGCAAGCCCATGGTTTCGCCATACGGGCGGTTTTTGTATAACTTACCCTTTAAGCGCCTGTACCCTGCTCAGAAAGTCGGGCCTGTTCTGCGAAAGGTTCAGGCAGCGGGATTCAATATAGGGGATAAACAGGCTGTGGAGCTGTACTCCTCTGCGTATTCAGATTGGGTAGCCGCTCTTCGTCTAAAGGCAGTTAATTCACTAGTGCTCGACTACGACGGAACCTGCGTGACGACGGCTGGTCGCTTCGACCTCCCTGGCTTCCCCGTCCAGGATGCCCTCATCGGGCTCCTAGCTAGTGGAACACCTGTGGCCTTCGCTTCCGGCAGAGGGGGTAGTCTTCACGAGGATCTGAGGAAGTGGGTCCCTAGGCAATACTGGCAACTCATCATGCTGGGACTTCACAATGGCTCCTGGCGTCAGGAACTTAGTGAGGACCTGAGGGACTCCGTTGCAGAATCCTCCTCATGGTATGAGGGACTTCAGGACCGCTTACAGCCATTTTCAGATCGAAAACTGATCACTCTCCGAATAAGACCTTCTCAAGTCACCGTTACCAGTAACAACACGGAGATGACGTCGGCGTCCCTCCGGCAGCTTGTGGAAGCAACTATTGGTGAAGACGGCAGATTCGTGCGAGTCGCGTCTAGTGGCCACAGCGTGGACATCGTTGACCGCAGGTTTGGGAAGGAGCAAATTCTTTCCGACTTTACGTCTAAACACGGCTCTGCGCTGGCTATAGGGGATCAGGGACAGCCCGGGGGGAATGATTTCGCGCTGCTGGCCGCAAGTCCCCTGACGATATCGGTAGACTCGTGTTCTGCAGATCCTACGAGGTGCTGGAACATTGCAACTGCCGGTTCGAGCGGACCTCAGGCACTAGTTGAGACGCTCTCGAAGTTGACCAGGAGAAAGGGCCAGCTGTATCTATCGGCTGAAAACAGCGATCATTGA
- a CDS encoding hypothetical protein (identified by Glimmer2; putative) — protein sequence MAIKHSAQGDDPECSGQQGHSDDAGRHSADSQASRHRIIDEGLDFVLNHDADLLIRLAEA from the coding sequence ATGGCCATAAAGCACTCCGCTCAAGGCGACGACCCGGAATGCTCGGGACAGCAGGGACATTCTGACGATGCAGGCCGGCATAGCGCAGACTCGCAGGCATCGCGGCATCGGATCATCGACGAAGGGCTCGACTTTGTCCTAAACCATGACGCTGACCTGCTCATCCGTCTGGCTGAAGCCTAG
- a CDS encoding trypsin domain protein (identified by match to protein family HMM PF00089), with protein sequence MSNKPNPFIRCTVVTSLSLCLWATGCTNGSGTSPQTSPPTSTVQPTPPTESAPTTAAATSTSAAPSPSAWPDVVADVQPGVGQLSVTTCESWGTGTGFLIEPDLVVTAAHVVQDATSISVAFGRTSVNATVVGTNDVADIALVRTDRPLQGHQFQLRSSEPPVGTDVAALGFPLSRPFTFTKGTVSALDTEQDIGDRVLRNLIQTDTAINHGNSGGPLITQDGQVTGIVVTIEFDEYTRAEGIAYAVTAPRVAAAVNEWKSRSTPVAFKDCGNAPAPGSGFFPFTVSADHDQARSVGQSLLLHGQGINRAAYTAAFKLLTPELQATFGDASTWSKDLGSSYWTKAEVIDVTGTPSADDLNADVNLQTIQNAADAYRGTGQTCSNWKIRYSMHWDGTHWLIAGTSLPFGDPTAC encoded by the coding sequence ATGAGCAACAAACCAAACCCCTTCATCCGTTGCACGGTTGTCACGTCCTTGAGCCTGTGTCTTTGGGCTACAGGCTGCACCAACGGATCCGGCACGTCCCCGCAGACATCGCCGCCGACAAGCACCGTTCAACCCACTCCGCCCACCGAAAGCGCACCGACCACCGCAGCAGCGACAAGCACAAGCGCCGCCCCGTCACCGAGTGCATGGCCTGATGTCGTTGCTGATGTCCAGCCCGGCGTGGGCCAGCTCTCTGTCACGACGTGTGAATCCTGGGGTACAGGAACAGGCTTCCTCATCGAACCTGACTTGGTGGTTACTGCAGCGCACGTTGTCCAGGATGCTACCTCGATCAGCGTAGCCTTCGGGAGAACATCGGTGAATGCCACCGTTGTTGGCACGAATGATGTAGCGGATATCGCTCTTGTCAGAACCGACCGGCCGCTCCAAGGCCATCAGTTTCAGCTCAGAAGCAGCGAGCCCCCGGTCGGGACCGATGTAGCAGCCCTGGGGTTCCCGTTGAGCCGCCCGTTCACCTTCACCAAAGGAACAGTCAGCGCCCTCGACACCGAACAGGACATAGGGGACCGGGTTCTCCGAAACCTGATCCAAACAGACACTGCTATCAACCATGGCAACAGCGGAGGACCACTCATCACCCAAGACGGCCAGGTAACCGGCATTGTTGTAACCATCGAATTTGATGAGTACACCAGGGCCGAAGGCATCGCCTACGCGGTAACCGCACCCCGTGTTGCCGCGGCCGTCAACGAGTGGAAATCCAGGTCCACCCCTGTGGCGTTCAAGGATTGCGGAAACGCTCCGGCGCCAGGTTCCGGATTCTTTCCCTTTACCGTCTCGGCAGACCATGACCAAGCCCGCAGCGTAGGCCAAAGCCTGCTCCTTCACGGTCAAGGCATCAATCGAGCCGCCTACACAGCAGCCTTCAAACTCCTCACGCCCGAGCTGCAGGCCACTTTCGGGGACGCCTCGACATGGAGTAAGGACCTCGGTTCCTCCTACTGGACGAAAGCTGAGGTCATTGATGTCACCGGCACGCCGTCAGCCGACGATCTGAACGCCGATGTGAATCTTCAGACCATCCAGAACGCGGCCGATGCCTACCGCGGGACCGGCCAAACATGTTCGAACTGGAAGATCCGGTACTCAATGCACTGGGACGGAACACATTGGCTCATCGCCGGCACCTCCCTGCCTTTCGGCGACCCAACCGCCTGCTAG
- a CDS encoding phage integrase family domain protein (identified by match to protein family HMM PF00589), which yields MQASSPPAKHPGKPGVPTVAGVVQEHIDLLVRPSPGTIRTYQRILDLHIQNTIGHIPIDEFGYREDMRWIKGLSAEGIAPKSIHNMHGLLSAAMTTAELLGYVSANPCRRVPLPTVERAGDEGMFLTHAEFGLLIECMHEPYKTLVQFLVMTGARFGEATALRVADIDLRSTPPTARINKAWKRDAQSGYYIGPTKTGAGKRTIGLNPALVNLLVPLVASRPGSELLFTTAQGHRVSHKPFWQHHWVPTVLAARARGLTKTPRIHDLRHTHASWLIQDGVLSLFAISRRLGHASVRTTEQVYGHLMPQALQDGADATERSVRGFIS from the coding sequence ATGCAGGCCTCGTCTCCCCCTGCCAAACATCCGGGGAAGCCGGGCGTTCCCACGGTAGCTGGAGTGGTCCAGGAACACATCGACCTGCTGGTTCGTCCCTCCCCCGGAACCATCAGGACATACCAGCGAATTCTCGACCTGCACATTCAGAACACGATCGGGCACATTCCAATCGATGAATTCGGCTACCGGGAGGACATGCGTTGGATCAAGGGGCTTTCCGCTGAGGGTATCGCGCCTAAAAGTATCCACAACATGCACGGGCTACTGTCGGCTGCGATGACGACGGCAGAGTTGCTCGGCTACGTCTCCGCGAATCCCTGCCGGCGCGTCCCCCTCCCCACAGTTGAAAGGGCAGGAGACGAAGGCATGTTCCTCACTCACGCCGAATTTGGCTTGCTCATTGAATGTATGCATGAGCCGTACAAGACCCTGGTGCAATTCCTGGTCATGACAGGAGCCAGATTTGGAGAAGCAACGGCGCTGAGGGTCGCCGACATCGATCTCCGCTCCACGCCTCCGACCGCACGAATCAACAAAGCGTGGAAACGCGATGCGCAAAGCGGCTACTACATCGGGCCGACAAAGACAGGAGCGGGAAAGCGCACTATCGGGCTCAATCCCGCCCTGGTGAACCTGCTCGTACCTCTCGTTGCAAGCCGGCCGGGAAGCGAGCTGTTGTTCACCACCGCACAGGGCCACAGGGTGTCACACAAACCATTTTGGCAACATCACTGGGTACCCACCGTCCTCGCCGCCCGAGCCCGGGGTCTAACGAAGACGCCACGAATCCACGATCTGCGGCACACCCATGCCTCATGGCTCATCCAGGACGGGGTACTTTCCCTCTTCGCGATATCCCGCCGTTTGGGTCATGCATCCGTTCGAACTACAGAGCAGGTGTACGGGCACCTGATGCCCCAAGCGCTCCAGGACGGCGCCGACGCCACTGAACGGTCCGTCAGAGGCTTCATTTCATAG
- a CDS encoding phage integrase family domain protein (identified by match to protein family HMM PF00589; match to protein family HMM PF02899), whose product MDWTDSRQEFHSQRVLPGADLPRIGRVTRTADGALPWRVTGLTADSDAKDIDDFLLTLATNDCSPQTLRSYAFDLLRWWRFLAAVGIRWSTATREDVRDLVLWMRQPRQEGRRAYSPTSINHMLSVLFVFYEHHARLGQGPVANPIPSAAMGMRRYQHHNPLAPYQPQKRAAYRQRVVTGTPRALSHDLVGRVFTALTSTRDKALVAMYLATGARASELLGMKARDVDWGNQSIAVVSKGTRAYQWVPTSPDSLTWLRLYLSEMPLTSPEDALWRTLRRPYRPLQYSALRAMLVRVNKALGTAITLHDFRHTCASRLANDPSIPLTDVQAVLRHKHLTTTSKYIHTNTQDMVQRVLQHHEAPRDSSPTRAWGYDPSDMAELFGTLP is encoded by the coding sequence ATGGACTGGACCGATTCCCGTCAGGAGTTCCATTCTCAACGCGTTCTACCGGGGGCGGACTTGCCGAGGATCGGCCGCGTGACCAGGACGGCGGACGGCGCTTTGCCGTGGCGCGTCACCGGCCTGACCGCCGATTCCGACGCCAAGGATATCGACGACTTCTTGCTCACGCTGGCCACGAATGACTGCAGCCCGCAGACCCTTCGTTCCTACGCATTCGACCTACTGCGCTGGTGGAGGTTCCTGGCCGCCGTGGGGATCCGCTGGAGTACAGCGACGCGGGAGGACGTGCGGGACCTGGTCCTCTGGATGAGGCAGCCACGGCAGGAAGGCAGGCGCGCGTACAGTCCCACCTCGATCAACCACATGCTCTCGGTACTTTTTGTGTTCTACGAGCATCACGCTCGGCTAGGGCAGGGGCCGGTTGCGAATCCGATACCTAGCGCTGCCATGGGCATGCGCCGATACCAGCACCACAACCCGCTGGCCCCTTACCAGCCGCAGAAGCGGGCGGCTTACCGGCAGCGCGTCGTCACAGGGACACCCAGGGCGCTGTCCCACGATCTCGTAGGCCGCGTCTTCACGGCCCTGACCTCTACCCGGGACAAAGCGTTGGTGGCCATGTACCTGGCCACAGGTGCCCGGGCCAGCGAACTGCTCGGAATGAAGGCCCGGGACGTCGACTGGGGCAATCAGTCAATCGCGGTCGTATCCAAAGGGACTCGCGCGTACCAATGGGTGCCCACGTCCCCGGACTCATTGACCTGGCTGAGGCTTTACCTTAGCGAGATGCCCTTGACCTCGCCTGAGGATGCCCTGTGGCGTACGCTTCGCCGGCCTTATCGCCCACTGCAATACTCTGCTTTGCGGGCAATGCTGGTGCGAGTAAACAAGGCCCTGGGAACCGCCATTACGCTGCACGATTTCCGTCATACCTGCGCTTCCCGGCTGGCCAATGACCCGTCCATCCCTCTTACCGACGTGCAGGCCGTTCTAAGGCACAAGCACCTCACCACGACGTCCAAATACATCCACACCAACACCCAGGACATGGTCCAACGCGTCCTGCAGCACCACGAGGCGCCCCGGGACTCATCACCAACACGCGCTTGGGGATACGACCCGTCAGACATGGCCGAGCTCTTCGGTACCTTGCCATGA
- a CDS encoding Protein of unknown function (DUF1016) (identified by match to protein family HMM PF06250), protein MPQIEPELPNGYAGILVSLKELVSSAQLRAQQAASNAMVQMYWEIGSTILERQAAQPWGTKILQRLATDLKSAFPHMRGFSRSNLFYMRAFAAAWDLSHPEDKARVGRLPWGHIIELLKLKDPEIRNWYAERAGEHNWRLEVLEHQITTGLHRRAGAAPNNLEERLSEDGAALARSVAKDPLVFDFLGLTKEVEELAMEEAMTQRMSQTLAEFGRGFAFYGRQFHLDVEGEDFYIDLLLVHVPTNRFVVVELKSGKFRPEHLGQLNFYVAAVNDRVRFPGMAPTVGILVCGSKHEPTVRYALDGSSQPVAVSSYTYDSLPPEERAALPSPQAITAALEQGTVPDSRDAD, encoded by the coding sequence GTGCCCCAGATAGAACCTGAACTGCCCAACGGCTATGCCGGCATCCTCGTTTCCCTCAAGGAACTCGTCAGCTCGGCACAGTTACGCGCCCAGCAGGCCGCAAGCAATGCCATGGTCCAGATGTACTGGGAAATCGGGTCCACGATCCTGGAGCGACAGGCAGCCCAGCCCTGGGGAACCAAGATACTGCAGCGACTGGCCACCGACCTGAAATCAGCGTTTCCCCACATGCGTGGATTCTCCCGTTCAAACCTCTTCTACATGCGGGCCTTCGCAGCAGCCTGGGACCTGTCCCATCCCGAAGACAAGGCTCGGGTTGGCCGACTGCCTTGGGGCCACATCATCGAGCTGCTCAAACTGAAAGACCCAGAGATCCGCAATTGGTACGCGGAACGAGCAGGCGAACACAACTGGAGGCTGGAAGTCCTCGAGCACCAGATCACAACAGGACTTCATCGCAGGGCTGGTGCGGCACCGAACAACCTCGAAGAACGTCTCTCGGAGGATGGGGCAGCATTGGCACGCAGTGTAGCCAAGGATCCGTTGGTGTTCGACTTCCTCGGTTTGACCAAGGAAGTCGAAGAACTGGCCATGGAAGAGGCCATGACTCAGCGGATGTCTCAGACTTTGGCTGAGTTCGGCCGAGGGTTCGCCTTCTATGGCCGGCAGTTCCACCTCGATGTAGAAGGTGAGGACTTCTACATTGACCTTCTTCTGGTACATGTGCCGACCAACCGCTTTGTGGTTGTGGAGCTTAAGTCCGGCAAGTTCAGGCCCGAGCATCTGGGACAGTTGAATTTTTACGTGGCGGCCGTCAACGACCGGGTGAGATTCCCGGGGATGGCCCCTACGGTAGGCATTCTCGTGTGCGGCTCAAAGCATGAGCCAACAGTTAGGTATGCACTCGACGGGTCCTCCCAGCCCGTAGCCGTTAGCTCCTACACCTACGACTCCCTTCCTCCGGAGGAACGGGCGGCGCTGCCGTCTCCGCAAGCAATTACTGCCGCTCTTGAGCAGGGAACAGTGCCGGACTCCCGTGACGCTGACTGA
- a CDS encoding Protein of unknown function (DUF1016) (identified by match to protein family HMM PF06250) produces MTDSRELDLPAGYVELLEDLKATVKAARTTALRTINTQLIELYWTIGQGVRLQQEQQGWGSGVIKKLSEDLRREFPEMKGLSPRNIQYMTTFAGAWQGGPIAQQAVAQLPWGHVTVLLDKVDTQEKRNSYAAAAVQYGWSRNVLLNMIMNRTLERTGAAPSNFAQQLVAQDTELAQQIAKDPYNFEFLGLSGEVAERELELALTSRITETLRELGPGFAFVGRQVHFDVDGDDYYVDMLFFHMDQNRFNCTKGLRRLGEHFALAA; encoded by the coding sequence ATGACAGACTCGCGCGAACTGGACCTGCCCGCTGGCTACGTGGAACTGCTCGAGGACCTAAAAGCGACAGTCAAGGCAGCCAGGACGACGGCGCTCCGAACCATTAACACCCAGCTGATCGAGCTGTATTGGACGATCGGCCAGGGCGTCCGGCTGCAGCAGGAACAGCAGGGCTGGGGGAGCGGAGTTATCAAGAAGCTGTCCGAGGACTTGCGCAGAGAGTTCCCGGAGATGAAAGGCCTTTCGCCGCGCAACATCCAGTACATGACAACGTTCGCCGGAGCCTGGCAAGGCGGACCAATTGCGCAACAAGCTGTTGCGCAATTGCCGTGGGGCCACGTCACTGTCCTGCTGGACAAGGTGGACACACAGGAAAAACGTAATTCGTACGCTGCAGCAGCCGTCCAATACGGGTGGTCCAGGAATGTCCTGCTGAACATGATCATGAACCGAACCCTTGAAAGGACCGGTGCAGCTCCGTCCAACTTCGCGCAACAGCTTGTTGCGCAAGACACCGAGCTTGCCCAACAAATCGCGAAGGACCCTTACAACTTCGAATTTTTGGGCTTGTCGGGGGAGGTCGCTGAACGCGAACTGGAACTGGCTTTGACCAGTCGAATCACCGAAACCCTGCGCGAACTCGGACCAGGATTCGCTTTCGTTGGGCGGCAAGTCCACTTCGACGTCGACGGCGACGACTACTACGTCGACATGCTGTTCTTCCACATGGACCAGAACAGATTTAACTGCACTAAGGGTTTACGCCGGCTGGGGGAGCATTTCGCTTTAGCTGCCTGA